Within the Pseudomonas mendocina genome, the region CAACTCCCTCGGCCCGGCCGAGCTGCTGCTGCACTACGGCACCGAAGAACAGCGCAACCACTACCTGCCACGCCTGGCGCGCGGTGAAGATATTCCCTGCTTCGCCCTTACCGGCCCGCTGGCCGGCTCCGACGCCGGCGCCATGCCGGACACCGGTGTCATCTGCAAGGGCCAGTACAACGGCGAGGAAGTGATCGGCCTGCGCCTGAACTGGGAAAAGCGCTACATCACCCTCGGTCCGGTAGCCACCCTGCTCGGCCTGGCCTTCAAGGCCTACGACCCGGATCACCTGCTGGGCGACAAGGAAGACCTGGGCATCAGCTTGGCGCTGATTCCCACCGACACCCCCGGCGTGGAGATCGGTCGTCGCCACCTGCCGCTGGGCGCGGCCTTCATGAACGGGCCGAATTCGGGCAAGGACGTATTCATTCCGCTCGACTACCTGATCGGTGGCCAGGAATACCTCGGCAAGGGCTGGATGATGCTGATGAATTGCCTGTCGGTCGGTCGCTCCATCTCCCTGCCCGCCGTCGGCACCGGCGCGGCCAAGTTCACCAGCCTCACCACCGGCCAGTACGCCCAGCTGCGTGAACAGTTCAACGTGCCGCTGGCTGCCTTCGAGGGTATCCAGGAAGCCCTGGCACGCATCGGCGGCAACGCCTGGCTGATGGACAGCGCGCGCATTCTCACCGCCAATGCCGTCGATCTCGGCGAGAAGCCCTCGGTGCTGTCGGCGGTGCTCAAGTACCACCTGACCGAACGCGGCCGCGAGTGCATCAGCCACGCCATGGACGTGCACGGCGGCAAGGGCATCATCATGGGCCCGAACAACTACCTGGCCCGCTCCTGGCAGGGTGCGCCGATCTTCATCACCGTCGAGGGCGCCAACATTCTCTCGCGCAACCTGATGATCTTCGGCCAGGGCGCCATCCGCTGCCATCCCTATGTGCTCAAGGAAATGGCCCTGGCTGAGCGGGAGGACAAGGATCAGGCACAGGTCGAGTTCGACTCGCTGCTGATGAGTCATATCGGTTTCGCCGTCAGCAATGCCGCCAGCAGCTTGCTGCTGGGCCTGACGCTGAACCGCCTGGGCACCGTCCCAGGTGACGACCTCAGCCAGCCCTACTACCGTGCTCTCAACCGTCTGGCCGCCGCCTTCGCCCTGTGCGCCGACAGCAGCATGATGCTGCTCGGCGGTGACCTGAAGCGCCGCGAGCGCCTGTCTGCGCGCCTGGGCGATGTGCTCAGCCACCTCTACCTGGGCTCGGCTGCA harbors:
- a CDS encoding acyl-CoA dehydrogenase; amino-acid sequence: MLVIWLLVLLLGVIYLAHSRTAARPALGITAAYLVAMALFSPVPGWLQLLLWIITGAVAAFILLGDLRRQLFTRPLFAWFQRVLPPMSATERDAIEAGTVWWDGELFSGKPDWDKLLAYPKAKLTEEEQAFIDGPTEELCAMISDWQVGQEMDLPEKAWEHIKQHGFFALIIPKEYGGKGFSAYAHSQVAMKLATRSGDLASTVMVPNSLGPAELLLHYGTEEQRNHYLPRLARGEDIPCFALTGPLAGSDAGAMPDTGVICKGQYNGEEVIGLRLNWEKRYITLGPVATLLGLAFKAYDPDHLLGDKEDLGISLALIPTDTPGVEIGRRHLPLGAAFMNGPNSGKDVFIPLDYLIGGQEYLGKGWMMLMNCLSVGRSISLPAVGTGAAKFTSLTTGQYAQLREQFNVPLAAFEGIQEALARIGGNAWLMDSARILTANAVDLGEKPSVLSAVLKYHLTERGRECISHAMDVHGGKGIIMGPNNYLARSWQGAPIFITVEGANILSRNLMIFGQGAIRCHPYVLKEMALAEREDKDQAQVEFDSLLMSHIGFAVSNAASSLLLGLTLNRLGTVPGDDLSQPYYRALNRLAAAFALCADSSMMLLGGDLKRRERLSARLGDVLSHLYLGSAALKRYHDLDYQESVRPMLRWAMEENLYHAEQALDDLLSNFPNRLFGCLLKVLVFPLGRRHNGPSDELDAEVAAIIGRQAGDPALESVLEGCYRPQADQDSVGALQHALNLVQASHDARKRLQQALKDGSLQPAPGQDAIEAAIAAGILDGEQGQRLQAAEAARRRVIDVDDFAKEELELGIGKVR